A single window of Desulfovibrio sp. G11 DNA harbors:
- a CDS encoding tRNA(5-methylaminomethyl-2-thiouridylate) methyltransferase, producing MSTPDIIALFSGGLDSILAAKVLERQGLAVRCLHFITPFFGSAKAVPYWHKVYGLDIVSRDVSEAFATMLRQRPEHGFGKVMNPCVDCKILLLREARKYMESVGAAGLATGEVLGQRPMSQRRDTLHLIMRDAGVGGILLRPLSATHLPPTQMEESGLVDRTRLLSFSGRGRRDQLDLAAELGITEIPTPGGGCRLTEKENARRYWTVLTLLPEASGEDFALANLGRQFWHHEDGRHYWLCIGRNSADNDRLAAAVRPGDLLLRLRDLAGPMALARSGTEWPRPVLESAAAHVASYAPKAMAHGGAVAVRARQGMEDEAALDLDVLPQRLGEAWGETPWDDVKAVIRAEARERFAAMPHGRVTDRDAVENQDPSQM from the coding sequence ATGAGCACACCTGATATTATTGCGCTGTTTTCCGGCGGCCTGGACAGTATCCTGGCGGCCAAGGTTCTGGAGCGGCAAGGCCTTGCGGTGCGTTGCCTGCATTTTATCACGCCCTTTTTCGGTTCGGCCAAGGCAGTGCCCTACTGGCACAAGGTTTACGGGTTGGACATCGTAAGCCGTGACGTGAGCGAAGCCTTTGCGACCATGCTGCGGCAGCGTCCGGAGCATGGCTTCGGCAAGGTCATGAACCCCTGTGTGGACTGCAAGATCCTTCTGTTGCGCGAAGCGCGGAAATATATGGAATCCGTGGGCGCAGCGGGGCTTGCCACGGGCGAGGTCCTGGGCCAGCGGCCCATGTCGCAGCGGCGCGACACCCTGCATCTTATCATGCGTGATGCGGGCGTGGGCGGCATTCTGCTGCGTCCTCTTTCCGCCACCCATTTGCCGCCCACACAGATGGAAGAAAGCGGCCTTGTGGACCGCACCCGGCTTTTAAGCTTTTCAGGCAGGGGAAGGCGTGACCAGCTTGATCTGGCGGCGGAACTGGGTATTACGGAAATTCCCACTCCCGGAGGCGGCTGCCGCCTGACGGAAAAGGAAAATGCCCGTCGTTACTGGACGGTGCTGACCCTGCTGCCCGAAGCTTCGGGCGAGGATTTTGCCCTTGCCAATCTGGGGCGCCAGTTCTGGCATCATGAAGACGGGCGGCATTACTGGCTGTGCATCGGGCGCAACAGTGCGGATAATGACAGGCTGGCCGCCGCGGTTCGTCCTGGCGATCTGTTGTTGCGCCTGCGCGACCTGGCCGGGCCGATGGCACTGGCACGCTCCGGCACGGAATGGCCGCGCCCTGTGCTTGAAAGCGCTGCCGCGCATGTGGCTTCCTATGCGCCGAAGGCTATGGCCCACGGCGGGGCAGTTGCTGTGCGGGCGCGTCAGGGAATGGAAGATGAAGCCGCGCTTGATCTGGACGTGCTGCCGCAACGGCTGGGCGAAGCCTGGGGCGAAACGCCCTGGGACGATGTGAAGGCCGTCATCAGGGCAGAAGCCAGGGAAAGGTTTGCAGCAATGCCGCATGGGCGCGTAACAGACCGGGATGCTGTTGAAAATCAGGATCCTTCACAGATGTGA
- the recA gene encoding recombinase RecA has translation MARKPALSPEEARAEALGTALATIERKYGKGAVMKLSDDAHVNIPVIPTGSIGLDLALGVGGIPRGRISEIFGPESSGKTTLTLHIIAECQRLGGTCAFVDAEHALDVSYARRLGVNTDELLISQPDYGEQALDIADMLVRSGAVDLVVVDSVAALIPQAELEGDMGETQVGGHARLMSHAMRRLTGTIHKSRTSVIFINQIRMKIGVTGYGSPETTTGGNALKFYSSVRLDIRRIQTLKDKEESFGSRTRVKVVKNKVAPPFRSAVFDILYGLGISRAGELLDLGIEAKIIDQSGSWFAFGAEKLGQGREKVRALLDENIDLRNQIEAKVVEFLGLHPREFTPTAEDIAESQDPVLED, from the coding sequence ATGGCCAGAAAACCGGCCCTCAGCCCTGAAGAAGCACGCGCTGAAGCCCTGGGCACAGCCCTTGCCACTATTGAACGCAAATACGGCAAGGGCGCCGTCATGAAACTTTCTGACGATGCCCATGTGAATATACCTGTTATCCCCACCGGTTCCATCGGCCTCGACCTGGCCCTTGGCGTGGGGGGCATTCCGCGCGGGCGCATATCTGAAATTTTTGGTCCCGAATCATCGGGCAAAACCACCCTCACCCTGCACATCATTGCCGAATGCCAGCGTCTGGGCGGCACCTGCGCCTTTGTGGACGCCGAGCACGCCCTGGACGTGTCTTACGCCAGACGGCTGGGCGTCAACACCGATGAACTGCTGATCTCGCAGCCCGACTACGGCGAGCAGGCCCTGGACATCGCGGACATGCTGGTCCGCTCCGGCGCTGTGGACCTTGTGGTGGTGGACTCTGTGGCGGCACTCATTCCCCAGGCCGAACTGGAAGGCGACATGGGCGAAACCCAGGTGGGCGGCCACGCCCGCCTCATGTCGCACGCCATGCGCCGCCTCACGGGCACTATCCACAAGTCGCGCACTTCGGTCATCTTTATCAACCAGATACGCATGAAGATCGGCGTCACGGGCTACGGCAGCCCCGAAACCACCACGGGCGGCAACGCGCTCAAGTTCTACTCTTCCGTGCGCCTGGACATCCGCCGCATACAGACCCTCAAGGACAAGGAAGAATCCTTCGGCTCGCGCACCAGGGTCAAGGTGGTGAAAAACAAGGTCGCGCCGCCCTTCCGCAGCGCGGTTTTCGACATTCTGTACGGCCTGGGCATCTCACGCGCGGGCGAACTGCTTGACCTCGGCATCGAGGCCAAAATCATCGACCAGAGCGGCTCATGGTTCGCCTTCGGCGCAGAAAAGCTGGGCCAGGGCCGCGAAAAGGTGCGTGCCCTGCTGGACGAAAACATCGACCTGCGCAATCAGATCGAAGCCAAGGTTGTGGAATTTCTGGGCCTTCACCCCCGGGAATTCACCCCCACCGCCGAAGATATTGCGGAAAGCCAAGACCCCGTTCTCGAAGACTGA
- a CDS encoding benzoate/H(+) symporter BenE family transporter, whose amino-acid sequence MSQLQKDFSTTAVVAGFLAVVVSYAGSAVLIFQAAHLAGLSEQMTTSWIWAVSIGSGLTGLLLSWRMRIPVITAWSTPGAALLVSMLPGVPFAEAVGAYLASAAIITVIGMTGSLDIIMRRIPVAVSSGMFAGILFSFGAKIFTSVQASPLLGLSMLCCFILFRRLCPRYAVAAVLVLGVVIASLTGMMHFEAIHFSLAKPVFTAPQWSGATIISIGLPLALVTLTGQYISGMAVLHASGYPVASNGIMTVTGLASLLFAPFGSHAINLSSLTAAICTGKESHEHPSRRYVAGLACGGLYVLIGLFGTTLTSLFAALPPAFIAMLAGLALLSAFTTGFYGIFRDSDNMEAGIIAFLATASGMELLGLGAPFWGLVFGAVACLVLKKQK is encoded by the coding sequence TTGAGCCAGTTACAGAAAGATTTTTCCACCACAGCCGTGGTGGCGGGCTTTTTGGCGGTAGTGGTGTCATACGCCGGTTCCGCCGTGCTTATTTTTCAGGCCGCGCATCTGGCGGGCCTTTCCGAACAGATGACCACCTCCTGGATATGGGCAGTATCCATAGGCAGCGGGCTTACGGGACTGCTACTGAGCTGGAGGATGCGCATACCCGTCATTACCGCATGGTCAACACCGGGCGCGGCCCTGCTGGTATCCATGCTGCCCGGTGTGCCTTTTGCCGAAGCCGTGGGCGCCTATCTGGCAAGCGCGGCCATCATAACGGTCATCGGCATGACCGGATCGCTGGACATCATCATGCGGCGCATCCCTGTTGCCGTCAGTTCTGGCATGTTCGCGGGTATCCTGTTCAGCTTCGGGGCCAAAATTTTCACGTCCGTGCAGGCCTCCCCGCTGCTGGGCTTGTCCATGCTGTGCTGCTTCATCCTGTTCAGGCGGCTGTGCCCTCGCTATGCCGTTGCCGCTGTGCTGGTGCTTGGCGTTGTCATTGCATCGCTCACCGGCATGATGCACTTTGAGGCCATCCATTTTTCACTGGCAAAACCGGTATTCACCGCGCCCCAATGGTCCGGCGCAACCATCATAAGCATCGGGCTGCCCCTGGCCCTGGTAACGCTGACGGGCCAGTACATATCGGGCATGGCCGTTTTGCATGCTTCGGGTTATCCGGTGGCGTCCAACGGCATCATGACTGTAACCGGGCTGGCCTCACTGCTGTTCGCCCCTTTCGGCTCCCACGCCATCAACCTGTCATCCCTGACGGCGGCCATCTGCACCGGCAAGGAATCGCATGAACATCCCTCACGGCGTTATGTGGCCGGACTGGCCTGCGGCGGGCTGTATGTGCTCATCGGCCTGTTCGGGACCACCCTTACCTCGCTTTTCGCAGCCCTGCCCCCGGCATTCATCGCCATGCTGGCAGGACTGGCCCTCCTGAGCGCCTTCACCACGGGTTTTTACGGCATTTTCAGGGATAGTGACAATATGGAGGCCGGAATCATAGCCTTTCTCGCCACAGCCTCGGGCATGGAACTGCTCGGCCTGGGTGCGCCCTTCTGGGGGCTTGTTTTCGGGGCTGTGGCCTGCCTTGTCTTGAAAAAGCAAAAATAA
- a CDS encoding NFACT RNA binding domain-containing protein, whose protein sequence is MDAHLFRRFCEDLTPRLTGARIEKLQEPFPGFLVLTWYGGGSKRQICLRYARKEPFCFSGASRISAGKAPSAQIMRLRKYAAGRRINACVVRFCERRLWLLLAGGEATQADGPTESTGLPDGVPRLTWLLLDLRDGASLHFLAHDEAPEEEVPVWPEPAQLAQARQSWRDWPVLTPALRRTLACLEEPEQWALLEDLRVGGGDVFCYGTGAPESPNVPELLPACDAPYMQEASGRAVQSIRAISAWPLALEQQAALLSLDERHSGTSILEEYSADVLRMVERAGQDLVLSRLAGDKAREAALPLDRRGRKLAKLLDKLIEEERRLRGMTELQADALALQAHLWQWPAEYRAASVLVDEGPHGPAREIRLDPRRSVREEMARFFHTARRGWRGLEHLVQRRRALEDELAAIHLARRDSLLGMGATPGGEAGAANGLRPGGAAGGGVYAALPKNVQLFISSDGFALLRGRDARGNLAVRKLAAPHDIWLHAENGPGSHVIIRRAHGGQEVPARTLDEAGALAANKSWQKDAARAGIQYAEVRHVKPMRNAPAGTVRIDRVLASREVPVDATLEEKLLPE, encoded by the coding sequence ATGGACGCTCATCTCTTTCGACGTTTTTGTGAGGACCTGACGCCCCGGCTCACCGGAGCGCGGATAGAAAAGCTGCAGGAGCCTTTTCCGGGTTTTCTTGTGCTTACCTGGTATGGTGGCGGCAGCAAGCGCCAGATATGCCTGCGGTACGCCCGTAAAGAACCATTCTGCTTTTCCGGCGCGAGTCGCATCAGCGCGGGCAAAGCCCCTTCAGCCCAGATCATGCGCCTGCGCAAATATGCGGCGGGCCGCCGCATCAATGCCTGCGTGGTCAGGTTTTGCGAGCGGCGGCTGTGGCTTTTGCTGGCCGGGGGCGAGGCCACGCAGGCCGATGGCCCGACAGAAAGTACGGGGCTGCCGGATGGCGTACCGCGCCTGACCTGGCTGCTGCTGGACCTGCGGGATGGTGCTTCGCTGCATTTTCTTGCCCACGATGAGGCACCGGAAGAGGAGGTCCCTGTCTGGCCGGAACCGGCGCAACTGGCCCAGGCACGGCAGAGCTGGCGTGACTGGCCCGTGCTCACCCCGGCCTTGCGCCGTACATTGGCCTGCCTGGAAGAACCGGAGCAATGGGCCTTGCTTGAAGACCTGCGCGTCGGAGGCGGCGATGTGTTCTGCTACGGGACGGGCGCGCCGGAGTCTCCGAACGTGCCGGAATTGCTCCCTGCCTGCGACGCCCCATATATGCAGGAGGCTTCAGGCCGTGCCGTGCAGTCCATACGTGCCATCAGCGCATGGCCTCTGGCGTTGGAGCAGCAGGCAGCCTTGCTGAGCCTTGACGAACGGCATTCGGGTACGTCCATACTGGAAGAGTACAGCGCGGATGTGCTCCGCATGGTCGAGCGGGCCGGGCAGGACCTTGTGCTGTCGCGTCTTGCGGGCGACAAGGCCAGGGAAGCTGCCTTGCCTCTGGACAGGCGTGGGCGCAAGCTGGCGAAATTGCTGGATAAGCTCATTGAAGAGGAAAGGCGCCTCAGGGGCATGACCGAACTTCAGGCCGATGCTCTGGCCCTGCAGGCCCATCTGTGGCAATGGCCCGCTGAATACCGGGCGGCTTCCGTTCTGGTGGACGAAGGTCCCCATGGCCCGGCGCGCGAAATACGGCTGGACCCGCGCCGGAGCGTACGTGAGGAAATGGCGCGGTTTTTCCATACGGCCCGGCGCGGCTGGCGGGGGCTGGAGCATCTGGTTCAGCGGCGCAGGGCGCTTGAGGATGAACTGGCAGCCATACATCTTGCCCGGCGGGACAGCCTGCTGGGTATGGGGGCAACGCCTGGCGGCGAGGCCGGGGCCGCGAACGGCTTGCGCCCCGGAGGGGCGGCTGGCGGGGGCGTGTACGCGGCCCTGCCCAAAAATGTACAGCTTTTTATCAGCAGCGACGGCTTTGCCCTGTTGCGCGGGCGTGACGCCCGGGGAAACCTTGCGGTCCGTAAACTGGCAGCGCCGCATGATATCTGGCTGCATGCGGAAAACGGTCCCGGATCGCACGTTATCATACGCCGTGCTCACGGCGGGCAGGAGGTTCCGGCGCGCACCCTGGACGAAGCAGGTGCCCTGGCTGCCAATAAAAGCTGGCAAAAGGACGCGGCCCGGGCCGGAATCCAGTACGCGGAGGTGCGCCACGTCAAGCCTATGCGCAATGCGCCTGCGGGTACGGTGCGCATAGACAGGGTGCTGGCTTCGCGGGAGGTTCCGGTGGACGCCACGCTGGAAGAAAAACTGCTGCCGGAGTAG
- the pta gene encoding phosphate acetyltransferase, with protein sequence MYNGLYITATGPMTGKSAIALGAMQLLSRSMRKVAFFRPIINEPLWDDRDPDINLMLEYFKINSDYADTFAYTQREARQIINQGSRNLLMENIIQKYKKLLETYDFVLCVGTDFLGKDPVFEFELNAEIAANLGTPVILVTSGQKSTAEDIRESLQITMDSLAPYSLDVVATIINRRNLTQTELDELRTHFSTEDRKALIYSVPNEPTIGQPTMGDVKKGLDAEVLFGEDRLDALVDDYLIAAMHVNNVLHYIAKDQLIVTPGDRADVLLAAIASRLSSSTPDIAGVLLTGGIRPAKEVCEFIQGWTASPLPILLTKGHTYNTMLALQELIAPIEPGNLRKINTVLGLFEQHVNGKDIASRIVSKRSSRITPMMFEFELIERAKANKMRIVLAEGTEERILRATDILLRRGVADITLLGDVDEIRTKGSTLGLDLEKATLIDPVNSPKFDEYANTYYELRKKKGITPEQARDTMADSTYYATMMVKQDDADGMVSGAVNTTAHTIRPAFEFVKTKPGFSVVSSVFLMCLKDRVLVFGDCAVNPNPTAQQLAEIAIASAHTAEVFGIEPRVAMLSYSTGTSGKGADVDIVVEATKIAKEMAPGLALEGPLQYDAAIDPSVAKTKMPDSKVAGKATVFIFPDLNTGNNTYKAVQRAAGAVAIGPVLQGLNKPVNDLSRGCTVPDIVNTVAITAVQAAAEKAAGR encoded by the coding sequence ATGTACAACGGACTTTATATCACGGCCACCGGCCCCATGACGGGCAAAAGCGCCATTGCCCTGGGAGCCATGCAGCTACTCAGCCGCAGCATGCGCAAAGTGGCTTTTTTCCGTCCCATCATCAATGAACCGCTATGGGACGACCGCGACCCGGACATCAACCTGATGCTTGAGTACTTCAAGATCAACTCCGACTACGCCGACACCTTCGCCTACACCCAGCGTGAAGCGCGCCAGATCATCAACCAGGGGTCGCGCAACCTGCTTATGGAAAACATTATCCAGAAGTACAAAAAACTGCTGGAAACCTATGACTTTGTACTGTGCGTGGGCACGGATTTTCTAGGCAAGGACCCGGTGTTTGAATTCGAGCTTAACGCCGAAATCGCCGCCAACCTGGGTACGCCCGTCATTCTTGTGACCAGCGGGCAAAAGTCCACGGCCGAAGATATCCGTGAATCTCTCCAGATCACCATGGACAGCCTGGCCCCCTATTCCCTGGACGTTGTGGCAACCATTATCAACCGCCGCAACCTCACCCAGACAGAGCTTGACGAACTGCGCACCCATTTCAGCACCGAAGACCGCAAGGCCCTCATTTACTCCGTCCCCAACGAGCCGACCATCGGCCAGCCCACCATGGGCGACGTGAAAAAAGGCCTGGACGCCGAGGTCCTTTTTGGCGAAGACCGCCTGGACGCCCTGGTGGACGACTACCTTATCGCGGCCATGCACGTGAACAATGTGCTGCACTATATCGCCAAAGACCAGCTTATCGTCACCCCCGGCGACCGCGCCGACGTACTGCTGGCCGCCATTGCCTCGCGCCTGTCTTCCTCCACGCCGGACATCGCCGGTGTGCTGCTGACCGGCGGCATCCGCCCCGCCAAGGAAGTGTGCGAATTCATTCAGGGCTGGACGGCATCTCCTCTGCCCATCCTGCTGACCAAGGGCCACACCTACAATACCATGCTGGCCCTGCAGGAACTTATCGCTCCCATCGAGCCGGGCAACCTGCGCAAGATCAACACCGTGCTGGGCCTTTTTGAACAGCACGTCAACGGCAAGGATATTGCCAGCCGCATCGTGAGCAAGCGCAGTTCGCGCATTACGCCCATGATGTTTGAATTTGAGCTGATCGAACGGGCCAAGGCCAACAAGATGCGTATCGTGCTGGCCGAAGGCACTGAAGAACGCATCCTGCGCGCCACCGACATTCTGCTGCGCCGTGGCGTGGCCGATATCACCCTGCTGGGCGATGTGGATGAAATCCGCACCAAGGGCAGCACCCTCGGCCTGGATCTGGAAAAGGCCACCCTTATCGACCCGGTCAATTCGCCCAAGTTTGACGAATACGCCAATACCTATTACGAATTGCGCAAAAAGAAAGGCATTACCCCCGAACAGGCCCGCGACACCATGGCGGATTCGACGTACTACGCCACTATGATGGTCAAGCAGGACGATGCCGACGGCATGGTTTCCGGCGCGGTTAACACCACGGCCCACACCATCCGCCCGGCCTTTGAATTTGTGAAGACCAAGCCCGGCTTCTCGGTGGTGTCTTCGGTATTTCTTATGTGCCTCAAAGACCGTGTGCTGGTTTTCGGCGACTGCGCCGTCAACCCCAACCCCACGGCCCAGCAGCTTGCGGAAATCGCCATTGCCTCGGCCCATACAGCCGAAGTTTTCGGCATTGAACCGCGCGTGGCCATGCTTTCGTACTCCACCGGCACGTCCGGCAAGGGCGCGGACGTGGACATTGTTGTGGAAGCCACAAAGATCGCCAAAGAAATGGCCCCCGGCCTGGCCCTTGAAGGTCCCCTGCAGTACGATGCCGCCATCGACCCCAGCGTGGCCAAGACAAAAATGCCCGACAGCAAGGTGGCCGGCAAAGCCACGGTCTTCATCTTCCCTGACCTGAACACGGGCAACAACACGTACAAGGCCGTACAGCGGGCCGCCGGAGCCGTAGCCATCGGGCCTGTACTTCAGGGACTTAACAAGCCCGTCAACGACCTGTCGCGCGGCTGCACCGTACCCGACATCGTGAACACCGTGGCCATCACGGCTGTTCAGGCCGCGGCAGAAAAAGCCGCCGGGCGCTAG
- a CDS encoding acetate kinase, translating into MKILVINAGSSSCKYQLLEMDTHAVLCSGLAERIGQDEGRLTHKIAPDTDKEEKIVQTAHFPTHVQAMEMVIALLTDAEKGVIKDKSEIAGIGHRVLHGGEAVSDPVLVDERVKGIVRECAVLGPLHNPANLMGIEVAEKLFPGVPNVAVFDTEFGMGMPKEAFMYALPYELYEDLRIRRYGFHGTSHKYIAGATAKYLGKPLSELRSITMHLGNGSSMSCVRNGKCFDTSMGLTPLEGLIMGTRCGSIDPAIVPFVMEKKGLTPEQVDTLMNKKSGLLGLCGHTDMRDVHAEVEKGNERAALALKMLVRSIKKTLGSYYFLLDGKVDALVFTAGIGENDDIVRAEVCAGLENLGIKIDAKENGTRKAGARAISTPDSSIPVLIIPTNEELQIAMATVEVLGK; encoded by the coding sequence ATGAAAATCCTGGTCATCAACGCGGGCTCTTCGTCCTGCAAGTACCAACTGCTGGAAATGGACACCCACGCCGTTCTCTGCTCCGGCCTTGCCGAACGCATCGGACAGGACGAAGGCCGTCTGACCCACAAGATCGCCCCTGATACGGACAAAGAAGAAAAAATCGTCCAGACCGCGCACTTTCCCACCCATGTGCAGGCGATGGAAATGGTCATCGCCCTGCTCACCGATGCTGAAAAAGGCGTCATCAAGGACAAGAGCGAAATTGCGGGCATCGGCCACCGCGTGCTGCACGGCGGCGAAGCCGTCAGCGATCCCGTGCTGGTGGACGAACGCGTGAAGGGCATTGTGCGCGAATGCGCCGTGCTTGGCCCCCTGCACAACCCCGCAAACCTTATGGGCATTGAAGTGGCTGAAAAGCTCTTCCCCGGCGTGCCCAACGTGGCTGTGTTTGATACGGAATTCGGCATGGGCATGCCCAAAGAAGCTTTCATGTACGCCCTGCCCTACGAGTTGTATGAAGACCTGCGCATCCGCCGCTACGGCTTCCACGGCACGTCGCACAAGTACATTGCGGGCGCTACTGCCAAGTACCTCGGCAAGCCCCTGAGCGAGCTGCGCTCCATCACCATGCACCTTGGCAACGGCTCATCCATGAGCTGCGTGCGCAACGGCAAGTGCTTTGACACCAGCATGGGGCTGACCCCTCTTGAAGGCCTCATCATGGGGACGCGCTGCGGCAGCATCGACCCCGCCATTGTGCCTTTTGTCATGGAAAAGAAGGGCCTCACCCCCGAGCAGGTGGATACCCTGATGAACAAGAAGTCCGGGTTGCTCGGCCTGTGCGGCCACACCGATATGCGCGACGTGCATGCCGAAGTGGAAAAAGGCAACGAGCGTGCCGCCCTGGCCCTCAAGATGCTGGTCCGCAGCATCAAGAAAACCCTTGGCTCTTACTACTTCCTGCTGGACGGCAAGGTGGATGCCCTGGTCTTTACCGCCGGCATCGGCGAAAATGACGACATCGTGCGTGCCGAAGTGTGCGCCGGGCTTGAAAACCTCGGCATCAAAATCGACGCCAAGGAAAACGGCACCCGCAAGGCCGGTGCACGTGCCATCTCCACACCTGACAGCTCCATACCCGTGCTGATCATTCCCACCAATGAAGAACTGCAGATCGCCATGGCCACGGTTGAAGTGCTGGGCAAATAA
- the dksA gene encoding RNA polymerase-binding protein DksA has product MDHKDLEYFRKLLSGMLEEAQQKGDSTIEELTDSNEVFADPADRATAESDRAFTLRIRDRERRLIRKIQAALTRIDDGTYGICEDCGDDISIPRLKARPVTRLCINCKAKQEEDEHLRGD; this is encoded by the coding sequence ATGGATCACAAGGATTTGGAATATTTCCGTAAACTTCTTTCAGGTATGCTTGAAGAAGCCCAGCAAAAGGGCGACAGCACCATTGAAGAGCTGACTGACAGTAACGAAGTGTTCGCTGACCCTGCCGACAGGGCCACTGCCGAATCCGATCGCGCTTTTACCCTGCGTATTCGTGACCGGGAGCGACGGCTTATCCGCAAGATTCAGGCCGCATTGACCCGTATAGATGATGGAACCTATGGCATCTGCGAGGATTGCGGCGATGATATCAGCATTCCGCGCCTCAAGGCCCGCCCTGTGACCAGGCTTTGCATCAACTGCAAGGCCAAGCAGGAAGAAGACGAACACCTCAGGGGAGACTAG